A single Fibrobacter sp. UWH6 DNA region contains:
- a CDS encoding HAD family hydrolase has protein sequence MANSAFEQNIIAMVWDCDKTLISSYMQEPLFRHFNVDGAKFWQEVNALKSHYAAQGISVNSDTSYLNHILTYVKAGLFKGLSNKMLRSFGKELAFYPGLPDFFGEIKKLIEEDPKYKAFDIRLEHYVVSTGFAETIRGSAIAPFVDGIFGCEFIEEVLQPGFLDAKDAAGNVPNANEVSANEISQIASALDNTSKTRYIFEINKGSNKYPETIDVNSSIAREVRRVPFQNMVYIADGPSDVPAFSILNNNGGSTFAVYPKGDVKGMRQVDALRRDGRVQMYGEADYSEATTSWLWLTEKARAIADKIVATKQAAIKNSAGAPPTHLQ, from the coding sequence ATGGCAAATTCCGCTTTTGAACAGAACATCATCGCCATGGTATGGGACTGCGACAAGACGCTCATCAGCTCTTACATGCAGGAACCCCTATTCCGTCATTTCAACGTTGACGGCGCCAAGTTCTGGCAAGAAGTGAACGCCCTAAAAAGCCACTACGCCGCCCAGGGAATTTCCGTCAATTCCGACACCAGCTACCTGAACCACATCTTGACCTATGTGAAGGCGGGGCTGTTCAAGGGACTTTCCAACAAGATGCTCCGTAGCTTCGGCAAGGAACTTGCCTTTTACCCGGGCCTTCCCGATTTTTTCGGCGAAATCAAGAAGCTGATTGAAGAAGATCCGAAATACAAGGCCTTCGACATCCGTCTGGAACATTACGTGGTCAGTACCGGTTTTGCCGAAACGATCCGTGGCAGCGCCATCGCCCCCTTTGTAGATGGAATTTTTGGATGTGAATTCATCGAAGAAGTACTGCAACCCGGTTTTCTGGATGCAAAGGACGCAGCAGGGAACGTCCCTAACGCAAACGAAGTATCCGCAAACGAAATTTCCCAGATCGCCAGCGCCCTGGACAACACTTCCAAGACCCGCTACATCTTCGAAATCAACAAGGGCAGCAACAAGTACCCCGAAACCATCGACGTCAACTCCTCTATCGCACGAGAAGTGCGCCGCGTTCCCTTCCAGAACATGGTATACATCGCCGACGGTCCCAGTGACGTTCCCGCCTTCAGCATCCTGAACAACAATGGCGGAAGCACCTTTGCCGTTTACCCCAAGGGCGACGTAAAGGGCATGCGCCAGGTGGACGCACTCCGCCGCGATGGCCGTGTGCAGATGTACGGCGAAGCGGACTACAGTGAAGCAACGACTTCATGGCTGTGGCTTACGGAAAAGGCCCGCGCCATTGCCGACAAGATCGTGGCTACCAAGCAGGCTGCCATCAAGAATAGCGCCGGCGCCCCGCCCACCCATCTTCAATAA
- a CDS encoding M23 family metallopeptidase produces the protein MKKLEIHVFPSKTTSGKSYSVSLLGAILSVLSVCAAVAGFIMFSPVRIMDNITSGNVTNVYRQNAAIEKELVAVRASVDSSILKAEETRLLRDSTLKMGGLGFTLETTSDEERAARKRKSLMELETTFRKLLNALENDSALAAKLPVLHPMKGEHAVKKRFEMAYDPFTDRQLPHRGIDYVAVEGDTVYATGAGAVMEVRNHRGFGLSMKIEHVKGVRSFYAHLGKSLVPQGSFVKRGQPIALIGESGRETSLGLHYEIRLSGNSINPESFFITK, from the coding sequence GTGAAAAAACTTGAAATCCATGTATTCCCCAGCAAGACCACCTCGGGTAAGAGCTACAGCGTATCCCTCCTAGGGGCCATACTCTCTGTATTGAGCGTTTGTGCCGCCGTGGCAGGCTTTATCATGTTCTCTCCCGTCCGCATTATGGATAACATAACAAGCGGAAACGTAACGAATGTCTATCGCCAGAATGCAGCTATCGAAAAGGAACTGGTAGCCGTCCGCGCCTCCGTAGACTCTTCCATCCTCAAGGCCGAAGAAACAAGGCTTCTCCGCGACAGCACCCTGAAAATGGGAGGTCTGGGATTCACCCTGGAAACCACCAGCGACGAAGAACGCGCCGCCCGCAAGCGCAAGAGCCTGATGGAACTGGAAACCACTTTCCGCAAATTGCTGAACGCCCTGGAAAACGATTCCGCCCTGGCCGCCAAGCTGCCCGTACTTCACCCCATGAAGGGTGAACACGCCGTCAAGAAACGCTTTGAAATGGCCTACGATCCCTTTACCGACAGACAACTGCCCCATCGCGGCATCGACTACGTGGCCGTCGAAGGGGACACCGTCTATGCGACAGGTGCAGGTGCCGTCATGGAAGTCCGCAACCATCGCGGTTTTGGCCTGTCCATGAAAATCGAGCATGTGAAGGGCGTCCGTTCCTTCTACGCCCACCTAGGGAAATCCCTTGTCCCCCAGGGAAGCTTTGTAAAACGCGGTCAACCCATCGCCCTCATCGGCGAAAGCGGTCGCGAAACGAGCCTCGGCCTGCACTACGAAATCCGACTGTCGGGCAACTCCATCAACCCCGAAAGTTTCTTCATCACCAAATAG
- the dnaN gene encoding DNA polymerase III subunit beta, with amino-acid sequence MKFDIKKSDLQEALQTAITAIPNKSTLQILNNYSLRLEGNILEICATDLNLGVRTKLEVNGERDGEVVINARKFSDLIKALSDPAIETISIDVQDYLARIKWSERGQASIMGFDAGDFPPFPEVEGDSLNFAASELAFLVEKTAFATSNDSVRMNLNGVFFEADNGKVSMVATDGHRMGRASIDQEGATLASGIIIQPKVLQQILRIAKSEDIIEIRTTETHVLFSTGSTQIISKLYEGPYPNYRNVIPQNFERTVQANCAELQGKVKSILPMANPRTHQIRLHMNGNVMELSATDPDVGGECREALAITHNGEGNFSMGFDGRYFSEILGMCKSEEVILKMNSPLGACIIEPVGEDLNYSFLLMPSRLVD; translated from the coding sequence ATGAAGTTCGATATTAAGAAGTCCGACCTGCAGGAAGCTCTGCAGACTGCCATTACCGCAATTCCCAACAAGTCTACTCTTCAGATTCTGAACAACTATTCTCTTCGTCTCGAAGGAAACATCCTGGAAATTTGCGCAACCGACTTGAACCTTGGTGTCAGGACCAAGCTGGAAGTGAACGGCGAACGTGATGGCGAAGTCGTGATCAACGCCCGCAAGTTCTCTGACTTGATCAAGGCTCTTAGCGATCCCGCTATCGAAACCATCAGCATCGATGTCCAGGATTATCTGGCTCGCATCAAGTGGAGCGAACGCGGTCAGGCTTCTATCATGGGTTTTGACGCTGGTGACTTCCCTCCGTTCCCGGAAGTGGAAGGCGACAGCCTGAACTTCGCTGCAAGCGAACTTGCATTCCTCGTCGAAAAGACCGCTTTTGCAACTTCCAACGATTCTGTCCGCATGAACCTGAATGGCGTGTTCTTCGAAGCTGACAATGGCAAGGTTTCCATGGTCGCTACCGACGGTCACCGCATGGGCCGTGCAAGCATCGACCAGGAAGGCGCTACTCTCGCTAGCGGCATTATCATCCAGCCCAAGGTTCTGCAGCAGATCCTGCGCATTGCCAAGAGCGAAGATATCATCGAAATTCGCACTACCGAAACCCATGTGCTGTTCAGCACCGGTTCTACCCAGATCATTTCCAAGCTGTACGAAGGACCGTATCCTAACTACCGCAATGTGATCCCCCAGAACTTTGAACGTACCGTGCAGGCCAACTGCGCCGAACTTCAGGGTAAGGTCAAGAGCATTCTCCCCATGGCTAATCCCCGCACTCACCAGATCCGTCTGCACATGAACGGCAACGTCATGGAACTTTCTGCAACTGACCCGGATGTTGGTGGCGAATGCCGCGAAGCACTGGCCATTACTCACAATGGCGAAGGCAACTTCAGCATGGGCTTTGACGGTCGTTACTTCTCCGAAATCCTCGGCATGTGCAAGAGCGAAGAAGTTATCCTCAAGATGAACAGCCCTCTTGGCGCCTGCATTATCGAACCGGTCGGTGAAGACCTGAACTATAGCTTCCTCCTGATGCCGTCTCGTCTGGTTGACTAA
- a CDS encoding NYN domain-containing protein, with product MNHIAIFIDAENLTNWVRNNGVQSLMDELLPLGQIVVRKAYGKWSSPQLMPLQSALNENGFELVHTFHPVSGKNSTDIKMTVDTMEVALDSQVQWIVLATGDSDFSPLFRKLREQGKEVIGVGPKSPLSECVKNSCSRYVYTDDATAAPVDEDEEENAKDRSSLIVSEKIDSMEMLRDILQKEDGPLPLAAVKPKMLGIDNAFNEKRLGFKNFMDFVKSADFVQINDIGGGSFTVSLAEQKVSVEEDAQMVLAKALKRKGWDIFPKNMLKKIYVAACDLSSFVPMSKQMLVEEIVAMNIPGTTSSYINRALGTFFKAKLVTVSTSDDGDKLWTLTENNQYWKEIDKAMLDRLHVSLKETKQKVPKKDVIAMLYGKYAEGEAEKLV from the coding sequence ATGAACCATATTGCAATTTTTATTGATGCAGAGAACCTGACCAACTGGGTAAGAAACAATGGCGTGCAGTCCTTAATGGACGAACTGCTGCCCCTGGGGCAAATCGTTGTGCGTAAGGCTTACGGCAAGTGGTCTAGCCCCCAGCTGATGCCTCTGCAATCCGCATTGAACGAAAACGGTTTCGAGCTTGTCCACACCTTCCATCCTGTCAGCGGAAAGAATTCCACCGACATCAAGATGACCGTAGACACCATGGAAGTGGCCCTGGATTCCCAGGTGCAGTGGATCGTGCTGGCCACCGGCGATTCCGACTTTTCGCCCCTGTTCCGCAAACTCCGCGAACAAGGCAAGGAAGTCATCGGCGTCGGTCCCAAGTCCCCTCTAAGCGAGTGCGTCAAGAATTCCTGTTCCCGCTACGTTTACACCGACGACGCCACGGCCGCCCCCGTGGACGAAGATGAAGAAGAAAACGCCAAGGACAGAAGCAGCCTTATCGTGTCCGAAAAGATCGACTCCATGGAAATGCTCCGCGACATCCTGCAGAAGGAAGACGGCCCGCTGCCCCTTGCCGCCGTCAAGCCGAAAATGCTGGGCATCGACAACGCCTTCAACGAAAAGCGTCTGGGATTCAAGAACTTCATGGACTTCGTCAAGTCGGCAGACTTCGTACAAATCAACGACATCGGCGGCGGATCCTTCACCGTATCTCTCGCCGAGCAGAAAGTCTCTGTGGAAGAAGACGCCCAGATGGTTCTGGCCAAGGCACTCAAGCGCAAGGGCTGGGACATCTTCCCCAAGAACATGCTTAAGAAAATCTACGTGGCCGCCTGCGACCTGAGCTCCTTCGTTCCCATGAGCAAGCAAATGCTGGTAGAAGAAATCGTCGCCATGAACATCCCCGGCACCACAAGCAGTTACATCAACCGCGCCCTGGGAACATTCTTCAAGGCAAAGCTGGTAACCGTCTCCACCAGCGACGATGGAGACAAGCTTTGGACGCTGACCGAAAACAATCAGTACTGGAAGGAAATCGACAAGGCCATGCTGGACCGCCTCCACGTAAGCCTCAAGGAGACCAAGCAGAAGGTTCCCAAGAAGGACGTCATTGCCATGCTTTACGGAAAGTACGCCGAAGGCGAAGCAGAAAAACTCGTTTAG
- a CDS encoding BamA/TamA family outer membrane protein, producing the protein MSPKVPQKNCKLLRKIMSVVALAVCGIGPAAFALENDEDHFQRFSALPILGYSEETKLQYGAMALLFFKPNEPGGKVQEIDITAYGSTRKQFQFLMVPYFYLYHDRISGIVDFRYQNWVGSYFGMGNDVDFDKYIGFDRERLHFSTELKSSIGLPRSFNYGVKVIAERSSTDFNDCTKDRCADMDLPDLHNGWRNGGGYILSYDTRDNLNWTRSGFLVRWQQMFYSDWLGDYDFGVQDLDLRGYTPLFWNISVATAALWQRASGDVPFDMLSGPDGTKRFRGVESLFFRDNQSLILQAELRKYLGWRLAGDIFFEGAKVGDHFGELLRNRWHQAVGFGGMLALNLKERLYARGEISWVDYEKFGMTVYIRSAF; encoded by the coding sequence ATGAGTCCGAAGGTGCCGCAAAAGAACTGCAAGCTACTGCGCAAGATTATGAGCGTTGTGGCCCTTGCGGTGTGCGGTATTGGTCCAGCCGCCTTCGCTTTAGAGAATGATGAGGATCATTTTCAGCGATTTTCTGCCCTTCCCATATTAGGTTATTCGGAAGAAACCAAACTGCAGTATGGTGCCATGGCGCTTCTGTTCTTTAAGCCCAACGAACCTGGTGGTAAGGTCCAGGAAATCGATATTACGGCATACGGTTCTACCCGAAAGCAGTTCCAGTTTCTGATGGTTCCCTATTTCTATCTGTACCACGACAGGATTAGCGGTATCGTAGACTTCAGGTATCAGAACTGGGTAGGCAGTTACTTCGGCATGGGGAACGATGTGGACTTCGACAAGTACATCGGCTTCGATCGAGAACGTCTGCATTTTTCTACGGAATTGAAGTCTTCCATAGGGTTGCCCCGGTCGTTCAATTATGGTGTGAAGGTTATTGCAGAAAGGTCGTCTACCGATTTTAATGACTGCACCAAGGATCGCTGTGCCGATATGGACTTACCGGATTTGCATAATGGTTGGCGGAATGGGGGCGGCTATATTCTTAGTTACGACACCCGCGACAATTTGAACTGGACCCGGAGCGGTTTCCTTGTTCGCTGGCAGCAGATGTTCTACAGCGACTGGCTAGGGGATTATGACTTCGGTGTTCAGGATCTGGACCTCCGTGGGTACACGCCCTTGTTCTGGAATATCTCCGTGGCGACGGCAGCCCTCTGGCAAAGGGCTAGCGGGGATGTTCCCTTTGACATGCTATCTGGCCCTGATGGAACGAAACGCTTTCGCGGTGTAGAGAGCTTGTTTTTTCGCGATAACCAGAGTCTGATTTTACAGGCGGAACTTCGTAAATATTTAGGTTGGCGCCTGGCCGGTGATATCTTTTTTGAAGGGGCCAAGGTGGGTGACCACTTTGGCGAACTTCTACGGAATCGGTGGCATCAGGCTGTTGGGTTTGGAGGGATGCTGGCCCTTAACTTGAAGGAACGGCTTTACGCCCGTGGTGAGATTTCCTGGGTGGACTACGAGAAGTTCGGCATGACTGTTTATATCCGGTCTGCGTTCTAG
- a CDS encoding NADH-quinone oxidoreductase subunit A, whose amino-acid sequence MTNVEIFDTTFAMTILVILALCIPTVLLVANWLLHPGKIKETAIKGTSYECGIAHVSGTSSERYPVKYYMVAMLFLVFDLEVAFLYPWTIQFLAGGWELLFVLLAFLVILEAGYCYLMKKGVLNWTRIQD is encoded by the coding sequence ATGACGAACGTTGAAATTTTCGACACCACTTTTGCCATGACCATCCTGGTCATTTTGGCCCTCTGCATCCCCACTGTCCTCTTGGTTGCCAACTGGCTTCTGCATCCGGGCAAAATCAAGGAAACCGCCATCAAGGGTACCTCCTATGAATGTGGTATCGCCCATGTATCCGGCACCTCCAGCGAACGCTACCCGGTCAAGTACTACATGGTGGCAATGCTGTTCCTGGTGTTCGACCTCGAAGTTGCATTCCTCTACCCCTGGACCATCCAGTTCCTGGCTGGTGGTTGGGAATTGCTCTTTGTTCTTCTCGCCTTCCTGGTGATTCTCGAAGCCGGTTACTGCTACCTCATGAAGAAGGGCGTGCTGAACTGGACTCGCATTCAGGACTAA
- a CDS encoding FISUMP domain-containing protein — translation MKKITALLGFVGVVSMISACSDTISDVDVIIAEQDSSISSDSNAPQGDAPASSSSKKDSGVQAEVKSSGSVVTDTVNKTVYLSSASNYETPYISSGVFCWSEKCEAAAVTSSASMETIVIGVSSEAEVWPNVTETQMVDLRDNKTYALKTIAGVHWMTQNLNYETKANSFCPTKDGADMCAKYGRYYTYAAALSACPTGWRLPTEAEVLALDNAVEHEWWSIGGRVNVEEGNSFGNEGDQGYIWYEDNGTNNSYRIKNYSGDRPHEVQHVGGDTRAYNVRCVENK, via the coding sequence ATGAAAAAGATCACTGCATTATTGGGATTTGTGGGTGTAGTGAGCATGATTTCGGCTTGTTCCGATACCATCTCAGACGTTGATGTGATAATTGCTGAGCAGGATAGCTCTATTTCCAGCGATTCTAACGCCCCTCAGGGTGACGCTCCTGCATCATCGTCTTCTAAGAAGGATTCTGGGGTACAGGCTGAAGTCAAGTCTAGTGGTTCTGTCGTAACAGATACTGTCAACAAGACTGTGTATTTGTCTTCTGCCAGCAATTATGAGACCCCCTACATTAGTAGCGGTGTTTTCTGCTGGAGCGAAAAGTGCGAAGCGGCTGCGGTTACCTCCAGCGCTAGCATGGAAACCATCGTTATTGGAGTCTCTTCCGAGGCGGAAGTGTGGCCCAACGTAACAGAAACTCAGATGGTTGACCTGCGAGACAACAAGACCTACGCCTTGAAGACTATCGCCGGTGTTCATTGGATGACCCAGAACCTGAATTACGAAACCAAGGCCAATAGTTTCTGCCCCACTAAGGACGGTGCTGATATGTGTGCCAAGTATGGCAGGTATTATACCTATGCCGCAGCATTGTCCGCCTGCCCCACTGGATGGAGACTTCCTACCGAGGCAGAAGTTCTCGCGCTGGATAATGCTGTAGAACATGAATGGTGGTCCATTGGCGGCCGTGTGAACGTTGAAGAAGGCAATAGCTTTGGAAATGAAGGTGACCAGGGATATATCTGGTACGAAGATAACGGAACCAACAATTCCTATCGTATCAAGAACTATTCTGGCGATAGACCTCACGAAGTCCAGCATGTGGGTGGCGATACTCGTGCCTACAACGTTCGCTGTGTAGAAAACAAGTAA